Proteins from a genomic interval of Equus quagga isolate Etosha38 chromosome 13, UCLA_HA_Equagga_1.0, whole genome shotgun sequence:
- the LOC124250200 gene encoding liver carboxylesterase-like — protein sequence MWLFALVLVSLDSSTVWGRPSSQPVVDTAQGKVLGKHVSLEGFAQPVAVFLGVPFAKPPLGSLRFAPPQPADPWPFVKNTTSYPPM from the exons ATGTGGCTCTTTGCTCTGGTCCTGGTCTCCCTGGACTCTTCCACAGTTTGGG GGCGCCCATCTTCACAGCCTGTGGTGGACACCGCGCAGGGCAAGGTCCTGGGGAAGCACGTCAGCCTGGAAGGATTTGCACAGCCCGTGGCCGTTTTCCTGGGGGTCCCTTTTGCCAAGCCCCCCCTGGGATCCCTGAGGTTTGCTCCGCCGCAGCCTGCAGATCCATGGCCCTTCGTCAAGAACACCACCTCCTACCCTCCCATGTAA